The following proteins are encoded in a genomic region of Thermococcus sp.:
- the purE gene encoding 5-(carboxyamino)imidazole ribonucleotide mutase, which translates to MKVLVVMGSRSDSHIAEKVTSVLDEFGVEYDVEVASAHRNPEKVEELAKSDYDVFIAIAGLSAALPGVIASHTIKPVIGVPVSAKLGGLDALLSISQMPPGIPVASVGIDNGKNAALLAIEILALGNQELAEKVEEYRREMGRA; encoded by the coding sequence ATGAAGGTTCTCGTGGTTATGGGTAGCCGAAGTGACAGCCACATAGCAGAGAAGGTGACCTCGGTTCTCGACGAGTTCGGCGTTGAATACGACGTTGAGGTTGCCTCAGCCCACAGAAACCCGGAAAAAGTTGAAGAGCTTGCAAAGAGTGACTATGATGTTTTTATAGCAATAGCCGGCTTAAGCGCCGCTTTACCTGGGGTTATTGCCTCCCACACGATCAAACCCGTTATCGGTGTTCCAGTCTCGGCGAAGCTCGGTGGTCTCGACGCCCTGCTGAGCATCTCTCAGATGCCGCCGGGGATTCCCGTTGCATCTGTGGGGATAGACAACGGAAAGAACGCGGCCCTGCTCGCAATTGAGATACTGGCGCTGGGCAATCAGGAGCTTGCTGAGAAGGTTGAGGAGTATCGTAGAGAAATGGGGAGGGCTTAA
- the purT gene encoding phosphoribosylglycinamide formyltransferase 2 — MISLRDELGTALTDSAQKILLLGSGELGKEIAIEAQRLGVEVVAVDRYANAPAMHVAHRSYVGDMRNADFLFSVVERERPDAIIPEIEAINLDALFELEKDGHFVVPNAKATWIAMHRERTRETLAKEAKVPTSRYAYATTLDELYEACEKIGYPCHTKAIMSSSGKGSYFVKSPEDVPKAWEVAKKKARGSAEKLIVEEHIDFDVEITELAVRHYDDNGEIVTTFPRPVGHYQIDGDYHASWQPAGISEGAEREVYRIAKRITDVLGGFGLFGIEMFVKGDKVWANEVSPRPHDTGMVTLASHPTGFSEFGLHLRAVLGLPIPGEWVDGYRLFHMLSPAATHVIKANVSGYSPRFRGLARALSVPNATVRLFGKPEAYPGRRLGVAIAWDKNVEDAKRRAEIVAHSIELRTRSSGWHGQDFERRKHCSGNHPSDSHLG; from the coding sequence ATGATAAGCTTAAGGGACGAGCTCGGAACGGCCTTGACTGACTCCGCCCAGAAGATCCTCCTATTGGGGAGCGGTGAGCTCGGGAAGGAGATAGCGATCGAAGCTCAGAGGCTCGGCGTTGAGGTGGTGGCGGTTGACAGATACGCCAACGCTCCTGCAATGCACGTTGCCCACCGCTCGTATGTCGGTGATATGAGAAATGCTGACTTCCTCTTCTCCGTCGTCGAGAGGGAGAGGCCAGATGCCATAATCCCGGAGATAGAGGCGATAAACCTTGACGCCCTCTTCGAGTTGGAGAAGGACGGCCACTTCGTTGTTCCGAACGCAAAAGCCACTTGGATTGCCATGCACCGTGAGAGGACTAGGGAGACCCTCGCGAAAGAAGCCAAGGTTCCGACTTCGCGCTACGCCTATGCCACAACCCTCGACGAGCTCTACGAAGCCTGCGAAAAGATAGGCTATCCCTGCCACACGAAGGCCATAATGAGCTCCTCGGGAAAGGGCTCATACTTCGTGAAGAGCCCCGAAGATGTCCCGAAGGCATGGGAGGTGGCAAAGAAGAAGGCCAGGGGAAGCGCGGAGAAGCTTATCGTTGAGGAACACATAGACTTCGACGTCGAGATAACCGAGCTGGCTGTGAGGCACTACGACGATAACGGCGAGATAGTCACGACCTTTCCGAGGCCGGTCGGCCACTACCAGATCGACGGGGACTACCATGCCAGCTGGCAGCCAGCGGGAATAAGCGAGGGAGCCGAGCGCGAGGTTTACCGCATAGCGAAGCGCATCACAGACGTCCTCGGTGGCTTCGGCCTCTTCGGCATCGAGATGTTCGTGAAGGGCGACAAGGTGTGGGCGAACGAGGTCTCCCCGAGGCCCCACGACACCGGGATGGTGACTTTAGCTTCTCATCCAACGGGCTTCTCCGAGTTCGGCCTGCACCTCAGGGCAGTCCTCGGGCTCCCAATCCCCGGAGAATGGGTTGACGGCTACAGGCTCTTCCACATGCTCAGCCCGGCCGCAACCCACGTCATAAAGGCGAACGTCTCCGGATATTCCCCTCGCTTCAGGGGTCTCGCCAGGGCTTTGAGCGTTCCCAACGCGACAGTGAGGCTCTTCGGGAAGCCGGAGGCCTATCCCGGAAGGAGGCTCGGTGTTGCGATAGCATGGGATAAAAACGTTGAGGATGCAAAGAGAAGGGCCGAGATTGTTGCCCACTCGATAGAGCTGAGGACGCGTTCTTCGGGCTGGCACGGGCAGGACTTTGAAAGGCGGAAGCACTGTTCAGGCAATCACCCAAGTGACTCCCACTTGGGATAA
- the fdhF gene encoding formate dehydrogenase subunit alpha yields MKKVVCPYCGFGCNLLIDPETLRVRPYRGEPNRSKLCPKGLHATEFVLSRNRLKRPLKREGNRMLPLSWGRAIEEIAGKLLEIRELYGVDAVAFLASPKVSNEENYLLQKMARLFGTNNIDNCARLCHEASVHALKMTVGTGAQTNPYEDLENFGAILIWGYNPAETHPVVMDYLLRAKRRGAKIIVVDVRETRTMAFADYRVIIKPGTDITLANAMMHVIIREELYNEDFVRSRTRGFSEVKMAVTKYTPEYAERVTGIPSGVTREVARAFALAGSGAIMWGMGLTQHVSGVENVLAVIDLALLLGYTGENGGLYPMRGQNNVQGAAYMGALSEFLPGYVPLTDERFRKRVAALWGVDDLPTERGLYLTELWDAIEEGDVRALYIMGENPAVSEADSTHVKKALKKLDLLVVQDIFPTRTSRYAHYLLPAGAFCEKAGNYMNSERRIQWSEKVCEPPGDSKPDWEILTMLGRSLGLNGFNYRSVEEITAEYFKLFLSLEERTVKELKSSEGIFLPKKRLHTWEFATPDGKAKLVAVEQIDPWERPDEEYPFVLTTVRLVGHYNTGEMTLRGPSLVKFMGEPKALISEHDAEKLGIDDGEWVEIETRRGRIRMRAKIGGVPEGLIAIPFHFKANRITSPALNKAGTPEFKYSACRVKRLRT; encoded by the coding sequence TTGAAGAAGGTTGTCTGTCCTTACTGTGGCTTCGGCTGCAACCTCCTCATAGACCCGGAAACACTAAGGGTAAGGCCATACCGCGGTGAGCCGAACAGGAGCAAGCTCTGCCCCAAGGGCCTCCACGCGACCGAGTTCGTCCTCTCAAGGAACAGACTCAAGCGTCCTCTGAAGAGGGAAGGGAACAGGATGCTGCCCTTGAGCTGGGGCAGGGCAATCGAGGAAATAGCGGGCAAACTCCTTGAAATTCGCGAGCTCTACGGGGTTGACGCAGTCGCTTTTCTGGCCTCCCCCAAGGTTAGCAACGAGGAAAACTACCTCCTCCAGAAGATGGCGAGGCTCTTCGGCACCAATAACATTGACAACTGTGCCCGTCTCTGCCATGAAGCTAGCGTTCACGCCCTCAAGATGACGGTTGGAACCGGGGCGCAGACGAACCCCTACGAGGATCTTGAGAACTTTGGAGCGATACTCATCTGGGGTTACAACCCTGCCGAGACCCATCCGGTTGTGATGGACTACCTCCTGAGGGCAAAGAGAAGAGGGGCCAAAATCATCGTCGTTGACGTCAGGGAAACGAGGACGATGGCCTTTGCCGATTACAGGGTTATAATAAAGCCCGGAACCGACATAACCCTTGCAAACGCGATGATGCACGTGATAATCCGCGAGGAGCTTTACAATGAGGACTTTGTCCGCTCGAGGACGAGGGGCTTCTCGGAGGTCAAGATGGCGGTCACAAAATACACCCCCGAGTACGCGGAGAGGGTAACCGGGATCCCCTCAGGAGTTACAAGGGAAGTCGCGAGGGCCTTCGCTTTAGCAGGGAGTGGTGCCATAATGTGGGGAATGGGCCTCACTCAGCATGTCTCAGGCGTCGAGAACGTTCTGGCCGTGATAGACCTTGCTCTGCTCCTCGGCTACACCGGCGAGAACGGTGGTCTATACCCCATGCGCGGGCAGAACAACGTGCAAGGGGCAGCTTACATGGGGGCTTTGAGCGAGTTCTTACCCGGCTACGTCCCGCTCACAGACGAGCGCTTCAGGAAGCGTGTCGCCGCGCTATGGGGTGTCGATGATCTACCGACGGAGCGCGGGCTTTATCTAACTGAGTTGTGGGATGCAATAGAGGAAGGTGACGTCAGGGCACTCTACATAATGGGCGAGAACCCGGCCGTGAGCGAGGCGGACTCCACCCACGTGAAGAAGGCCCTGAAAAAACTGGACCTCCTCGTCGTCCAGGATATCTTTCCTACGAGAACCTCCAGATACGCTCACTACCTCCTCCCAGCGGGTGCCTTCTGCGAAAAAGCTGGCAACTACATGAACAGCGAGAGGAGGATCCAGTGGAGCGAGAAGGTCTGCGAGCCTCCGGGTGACTCAAAGCCAGACTGGGAGATACTAACCATGTTGGGTAGATCACTCGGTTTGAACGGCTTCAACTACCGCTCGGTGGAAGAGATAACCGCGGAGTACTTTAAGCTCTTTCTGTCGCTTGAGGAAAGGACAGTTAAAGAGCTTAAAAGCTCGGAGGGAATCTTCCTGCCGAAGAAAAGGCTCCACACATGGGAATTCGCAACACCCGATGGAAAAGCCAAACTGGTGGCAGTGGAACAGATAGACCCGTGGGAGCGGCCGGACGAGGAATATCCATTCGTACTCACAACAGTCAGACTGGTAGGCCACTACAACACCGGCGAGATGACGCTTAGGGGGCCCTCCCTTGTCAAGTTTATGGGCGAACCAAAAGCGTTAATAAGTGAGCATGACGCTGAGAAACTTGGAATCGACGACGGGGAGTGGGTAGAGATAGAGACGAGGCGCGGGAGGATAAGGATGCGCGCAAAAATCGGTGGCGTCCCTGAGGGCCTGATAGCGATTCCCTTCCACTTTAAGGCGAACAGAATAACGAGTCCAGCGCTCAACAAGGCCGGAACGCCGGAGTTCAAGTACTCAGCGTGCCGGGTGAAAAGGCTCAGAACTTGA
- a CDS encoding DUF4855 domain-containing protein: MSKFGLWWVQWNGSDYESRMTYKGQLPVSFHEAVQWFKDRGFDVAVFLGDIHYSGRKLTEYTINSLKEYTKTYTCVEGKYQTGYSDGQHFSQWVSSKVNSALGYYIVIPESYMLKRIITGVVNGERVKYNSIPRDCPANGFHSSYWHGWIDGVLSVPDSSRLGFYWGYESCLQATIYDPNLKYIFNPFCDYNNTEYIEKYTSFLKDMSNYIHNHGLELIWIPTIGNRTMEQVKTFCAIPTLAGYFNHVFVQPHYYQTTKLSDGNDYTLYELVRRLKWMREKGVSIEMEADNSIIGEKSNCAYCKSTQNRKGCDLTPTSEIEEKCINRACDYVNAILEAYSELFHRPPLSPETVINELFPQRAYYFGTDFEVIDRVRSQCPDW; this comes from the coding sequence ATGTCGAAGTTTGGTTTGTGGTGGGTTCAGTGGAACGGCTCCGACTACGAGTCGAGGATGACTTACAAGGGACAACTTCCAGTTTCTTTTCATGAAGCTGTCCAGTGGTTTAAAGATAGGGGCTTTGATGTTGCAGTTTTTCTTGGAGACATACATTATTCTGGGAGAAAATTAACAGAGTACACTATAAATAGTCTTAAAGAATACACCAAAACCTATACATGTGTAGAGGGAAAATACCAAACAGGTTATTCAGACGGGCAGCACTTTTCTCAGTGGGTTTCATCTAAGGTGAATAGTGCATTGGGATACTACATAGTAATTCCAGAATCTTATATGCTCAAAAGAATCATAACAGGCGTTGTGAACGGGGAGAGAGTGAAATACAACTCTATTCCAAGGGACTGCCCAGCGAATGGTTTCCATAGTTCATATTGGCATGGCTGGATTGACGGTGTTCTCAGCGTGCCTGATAGTAGCAGACTTGGTTTTTACTGGGGCTACGAAAGTTGCCTCCAGGCAACCATTTATGATCCAAATCTGAAATACATATTTAATCCATTCTGCGACTATAACAACACAGAGTACATCGAGAAATACACATCATTCCTTAAAGACATGAGCAACTACATTCACAACCATGGGCTGGAACTTATCTGGATTCCCACGATTGGAAACAGAACTATGGAGCAGGTAAAGACTTTTTGTGCTATTCCCACTCTTGCGGGGTATTTTAATCACGTGTTTGTTCAGCCCCACTATTACCAGACTACTAAACTGAGTGATGGCAATGACTATACTCTCTATGAACTCGTTCGCCGTTTAAAGTGGATGAGGGAGAAGGGAGTCTCCATTGAGATGGAGGCCGACAACAGTATAATCGGAGAAAAAAGCAACTGCGCATACTGCAAAAGCACTCAGAACAGGAAAGGTTGTGACTTGACCCCTACTTCAGAGATAGAAGAAAAATGCATTAACCGCGCATGCGATTATGTAAACGCCATATTGGAGGCATATTCAGAGCTGTTTCACCGCCCACCATTATCGCCAGAAACGGTTATTAACGAACTCTTTCCCCAGCGGGCTTACTATTTCGGCACAGACTTTGAAGTAATAGACCGGGTGAGGTCGCAGTGTCCAGACTGGTGA
- the purC gene encoding phosphoribosylaminoimidazolesuccinocarboxamide synthase produces MDVYEGKAKKVIPLDDEKAIMEFKDDATAFDGKKKAQFRGKGWLNAQISAYLFKVLEENGIKTHFIGVAGGNRLIVEKLEMYPLEVVVRNIVAGSLKKRLPLEEGVKLPEPLVELYYKDDSRGDPMINHHHAKVLGIDEAEVREMERIALKINEVLTEYFAGRGVILVDFKLEFGKNGRGEIILGDEISPDTCRFWDAETKKSLDKDVFRFDRGDLINAYEELYQRLTGETPSRT; encoded by the coding sequence ATGGACGTCTACGAAGGTAAGGCAAAGAAGGTAATCCCGCTCGATGATGAAAAGGCAATAATGGAGTTCAAGGATGATGCCACAGCCTTTGACGGAAAAAAGAAGGCCCAATTCAGGGGAAAGGGCTGGCTCAACGCCCAGATAAGCGCCTACCTCTTTAAAGTCCTCGAGGAGAACGGTATCAAGACCCATTTCATAGGCGTTGCCGGGGGCAACAGGCTGATAGTTGAAAAACTCGAGATGTATCCGCTCGAAGTTGTTGTGAGGAACATCGTTGCCGGGAGTCTGAAGAAACGTCTCCCCCTCGAGGAAGGGGTGAAACTGCCCGAGCCATTGGTGGAGCTGTACTACAAGGATGACAGCAGGGGCGACCCAATGATAAACCACCACCATGCAAAAGTTCTGGGCATTGACGAGGCAGAGGTAAGGGAGATGGAGCGCATAGCCCTGAAGATTAACGAGGTTCTCACGGAGTACTTCGCCGGGAGAGGGGTAATCCTCGTTGACTTCAAGCTGGAGTTTGGGAAGAACGGGAGGGGGGAGATAATCCTGGGAGACGAGATAAGCCCCGACACATGCCGCTTCTGGGATGCGGAGACAAAGAAGAGCCTCGATAAGGACGTCTTCCGCTTTGACCGGGGGGACCTCATAAACGCCTACGAGGAACTCTATCAGAGGCTTACGGGCGAAACTCCGAGTCGTACGTGA
- the purM gene encoding phosphoribosylformylglycinamidine cyclo-ligase, whose amino-acid sequence MLTYAQAGVDDEKTARALKSVISLAKATFEFRGGKTGEPAEDLGHYSALLDFGSFYLAMTTDGVGTKVLVAEVVSKFDTIGIDMIAMNVNDLLCVGAEPVALVDYLAVKDPDEKVFGEIAKGLYEGAKQAEIAIVGGETAVMPDLINGFDLAGTAIGVVEKGKAITGERIRPGDAVIGISSSGIHSNGLTLARKLLIPKYGLDYEYEGKKLWEWLLEPTRIYVRPILELLESVEVHGLAHITGGGLLNLKRLTGYGFSLQMPPIGGIFRLIHENGVPLEEMFRVFNMGVGMIAIVPHEEKEGVLEVLNRYYRSFGLGVVTEEPGIKVENYRVML is encoded by the coding sequence ATGCTGACCTATGCCCAGGCTGGAGTTGACGACGAGAAGACTGCGAGGGCCTTGAAGAGCGTAATCTCCCTCGCAAAGGCGACCTTTGAGTTCAGAGGAGGGAAAACCGGCGAACCTGCGGAAGACCTCGGCCACTACTCGGCCCTGCTCGACTTTGGAAGCTTTTACCTCGCGATGACGACGGATGGAGTTGGGACGAAGGTTCTGGTCGCTGAAGTGGTGAGTAAGTTTGACACAATAGGGATAGACATGATAGCAATGAATGTGAACGATTTGCTCTGCGTCGGGGCCGAGCCTGTTGCGCTCGTTGATTATCTCGCAGTTAAGGATCCGGACGAGAAAGTCTTTGGGGAGATAGCGAAGGGTCTCTACGAGGGTGCAAAGCAGGCTGAAATAGCGATAGTCGGCGGCGAGACCGCGGTTATGCCTGACCTGATCAACGGCTTCGATCTGGCTGGAACCGCCATCGGAGTTGTTGAGAAGGGGAAAGCCATAACCGGAGAAAGGATAAGACCGGGTGATGCCGTGATAGGCATCTCAAGCTCGGGAATCCACTCGAACGGCTTGACTCTTGCGAGGAAGCTCCTGATTCCGAAGTATGGCCTTGATTACGAGTATGAGGGCAAAAAGCTCTGGGAGTGGCTTCTGGAGCCGACGAGGATCTACGTCAGGCCAATTTTAGAGCTCCTTGAGAGTGTCGAGGTTCACGGGCTGGCCCACATAACCGGCGGAGGACTGCTCAACCTAAAGCGCCTAACCGGTTACGGCTTCTCCCTGCAGATGCCCCCCATCGGGGGAATCTTCAGGCTCATCCACGAGAACGGCGTTCCGCTGGAGGAGATGTTCCGTGTTTTCAACATGGGCGTTGGAATGATCGCGATAGTTCCGCATGAGGAAAAGGAGGGGGTTCTTGAGGTCCTTAACAGGTACTACAGGAGCTTTGGGCTTGGAGTGGTTACAGAGGAGCCGGGGATAAAGGTGGAGAACTATAGGGTAATGCTTTAA
- the purD gene encoding phosphoribosylamine--glycine ligase, translated as MRILLVGGSGREHAIGEALARGGAKLYVVAKHRNPGLVRLAKDYGLARETDVEKVLAYAEKFGVDMAFIGPEAPLERGIVDVLEENGIPALGPEREAARLETDKAFARAFMERNRIPGRKAFRVFDYVSEMRSWIDDFGKPVVVKPIGLTGGKGVKVVGYQLRDNEEAKAYAEELIRKYGRVLIEERTDGVEFTFQVFSDGKHILPMPLVQDYPHAHENDRGPITGGMGSYSCSNGLLPFVTKEDYEKALETLKTTIEAMRKEGTPYRGILYGQFMLSRDGPVLIEYNARFGDPEAINVLPLLKTPLPEVAEGIVDGKLGKVEFEERATVVKYLAPKGYPGNPVKNLRLEIDEEAVKKAGARLYYASIDENFTLLGSRAIAVVGIAGTLREAEGIAKSAVPHIRGELFYREDVGTKESIEKRIRIMRELGKEFEPNSC; from the coding sequence ATGAGAATCCTGCTCGTTGGTGGCAGTGGAAGGGAGCACGCAATTGGCGAGGCCCTCGCCCGGGGGGGCGCCAAGCTTTATGTTGTTGCCAAGCACAGAAACCCCGGCCTGGTAAGGCTCGCAAAGGATTACGGCTTGGCCAGGGAAACGGACGTGGAGAAGGTTCTCGCTTACGCGGAAAAGTTCGGCGTGGACATGGCCTTCATCGGCCCGGAGGCGCCGCTTGAAAGGGGCATCGTGGACGTTCTTGAGGAGAACGGTATTCCGGCCCTTGGCCCGGAAAGGGAAGCGGCAAGGCTTGAAACAGATAAGGCCTTCGCAAGGGCCTTCATGGAACGCAACAGAATCCCTGGAAGAAAAGCCTTCAGGGTCTTCGACTACGTCTCCGAAATGCGCTCGTGGATAGACGATTTCGGCAAGCCAGTCGTTGTTAAGCCCATCGGCCTCACAGGCGGGAAAGGCGTCAAGGTAGTCGGCTACCAGCTGAGGGACAACGAAGAGGCCAAGGCCTACGCGGAGGAGCTGATCAGGAAATACGGGAGGGTTCTGATAGAGGAGCGCACTGATGGCGTCGAGTTCACCTTTCAGGTCTTCAGCGACGGGAAGCACATCCTCCCAATGCCCCTGGTTCAGGACTACCCCCACGCCCACGAGAACGACAGGGGGCCGATAACCGGCGGTATGGGAAGCTACTCCTGCTCAAACGGTCTTCTGCCCTTCGTAACTAAGGAGGACTACGAAAAGGCCCTCGAGACACTTAAGACCACAATCGAGGCGATGAGAAAGGAGGGAACCCCTTACAGGGGCATCCTCTACGGACAGTTCATGCTCTCCAGAGATGGACCTGTTCTAATAGAGTACAACGCCCGCTTCGGAGACCCGGAGGCGATAAACGTTCTCCCGCTCCTCAAAACGCCCCTGCCAGAGGTGGCCGAGGGAATCGTTGACGGCAAACTTGGGAAGGTAGAGTTCGAGGAAAGGGCAACGGTCGTGAAGTACCTCGCGCCGAAGGGATATCCTGGGAACCCTGTGAAGAACCTGAGGCTTGAGATAGACGAGGAAGCGGTAAAGAAGGCGGGAGCGAGGCTTTACTATGCCTCCATAGACGAGAACTTCACACTCCTCGGTTCGCGCGCAATAGCGGTCGTTGGAATCGCCGGCACACTTAGGGAAGCTGAGGGGATCGCAAAGAGCGCGGTTCCGCACATCAGGGGGGAGCTGTTCTATCGGGAGGACGTTGGAACGAAGGAGAGCATTGAGAAGAGAATTCGGATTATGAGGGAGCTCGGAAAGGAGTTTGAGCCGAATTCCTGCTGA
- a CDS encoding CGP-CTERM sorting domain-containing protein codes for MSRLVIPLLILLLFAPVASAVYSVKLNGYFYVVSYKVYSNGTAALINAEIDNTGTTCDMKGNCWMSVYGGYEYLLYYNGSRLFLLNFTWCPPTMPIPAYVNGIWYLNVTACGILHYVYRLNLTRFCINEVTVNWSRLSKNSTFTNTINGWKLVIPKEFLPSPGYGPFRAYFFVGVNSSVTKPTSVPPFLAIPPHSKLPVYFLLEKDGQVKNVTLFYINATENLTGFWLPESVKIVNVTFCKPIVAPENATSNGTIAQTTISENTTLNITNTSEETNETVTSIRLVNTTRPSPTAGGNTTSLHANTTTTSVPTKKNICGPAFVILAAITVLLLRRHRN; via the coding sequence GTGTCCAGACTGGTGATTCCTCTTTTAATCCTCCTTCTTTTTGCCCCGGTTGCTTCGGCGGTTTACTCTGTAAAGCTCAACGGTTACTTCTACGTTGTCAGCTACAAGGTTTACTCCAACGGGACAGCGGCATTAATCAATGCCGAAATCGACAACACGGGAACCACCTGCGACATGAAAGGAAACTGCTGGATGTCAGTTTATGGCGGTTACGAGTATCTTCTTTATTACAATGGTTCCCGGCTTTTTCTCTTGAACTTCACGTGGTGTCCTCCAACAATGCCAATCCCAGCGTACGTTAACGGCATTTGGTACCTGAACGTAACAGCCTGCGGGATACTCCACTACGTTTACAGGTTAAACCTCACGAGGTTCTGCATTAACGAGGTCACCGTCAACTGGTCCCGGCTTTCAAAAAACAGCACATTCACCAACACAATAAACGGCTGGAAACTCGTAATCCCAAAGGAGTTTTTGCCTTCTCCTGGCTATGGGCCTTTTAGGGCTTACTTCTTTGTTGGGGTGAATTCAAGCGTCACGAAACCCACGAGCGTTCCACCGTTCCTGGCAATACCCCCCCACTCAAAGCTCCCGGTTTACTTCCTCCTTGAAAAGGACGGTCAAGTGAAAAACGTGACGCTCTTCTACATCAACGCGACTGAGAACTTAACCGGCTTCTGGCTTCCAGAGAGTGTTAAAATCGTTAACGTAACCTTCTGCAAACCGATTGTTGCTCCAGAGAACGCCACCTCGAACGGGACTATAGCTCAAACAACCATTTCGGAGAACACCACGCTCAACATCACGAACACCAGCGAGGAAACGAATGAAACGGTCACTTCAATTAGGTTAGTGAACACGACACGACCATCACCCACCGCTGGAGGGAATACTACTTCACTCCACGCGAACACAACCACGACTTCAGTACCCACCAAAAAGAACATCTGCGGACCTGCGTTCGTAATCCTGGCTGCAATAACAGTTCTCCTGTTGAGGAGGCATCGAAATTAA
- the purF gene encoding amidophosphoribosyltransferase, with the protein MREKCGIFAAATENAARKAYYALLTLQHRGQESAGISVWRRRIRTLSGRGLVSEVFKNGELTRLKSNMVLAHVRYSTSGSLNETQPLETECCGRRIAVVHNGTLTNFGSLRKRYEKLGVRFRHSMDSELLGISFLWHLNDTGDEFEAMKRVFEEVKGAYSLAFLFDGKILVARDPVGFRPLSYGKGEGHYFASEDSALRLFVDELDGGRIRDVGPGEVFLLSEESVESRVLAKEAHHHCVFEYIYFARPDSTIDGVNVYSARVRMGVELARESPADGDVVIAVPDSGRAAALGFSTESGVPYAEGLIKNRYIGRTFITPGQFYRELKVKLKLSPVREVVSGKRVILVDDSIVRGTTMKRIVTMLRNAGAREVHVRIASPPIRYPCYMGVDIPTRHELIAAFGGVEKVRETINADSLAYLSVEGLMLAVGRGDLCTACLTGEYPGWAFKF; encoded by the coding sequence TTGAGAGAAAAGTGCGGAATCTTCGCGGCAGCAACAGAGAACGCGGCTAGGAAGGCCTACTACGCACTTCTTACCCTTCAGCATCGGGGGCAGGAGAGCGCTGGAATAAGCGTCTGGAGGCGTAGAATAAGGACACTATCAGGAAGGGGTCTAGTTTCGGAGGTCTTCAAGAACGGAGAGCTGACAAGGTTGAAATCAAACATGGTCCTAGCCCACGTCCGCTATTCTACCTCTGGCTCGCTCAACGAGACCCAACCGCTCGAAACTGAATGCTGCGGGAGGAGAATAGCGGTGGTCCACAACGGAACCCTAACGAACTTCGGATCCCTCCGGAAGAGGTATGAGAAGCTCGGTGTTAGATTCCGCCATTCCATGGATTCCGAGCTGTTGGGGATTTCATTCCTCTGGCATCTTAATGACACCGGAGACGAGTTTGAGGCTATGAAGAGAGTCTTTGAAGAGGTTAAAGGTGCTTACTCGCTTGCCTTCCTCTTCGACGGAAAAATTCTGGTGGCGAGGGATCCCGTCGGCTTCAGACCGCTGAGCTACGGGAAGGGAGAGGGCCACTACTTCGCGAGCGAGGATTCCGCATTGAGACTGTTCGTCGATGAGCTGGATGGCGGGAGGATAAGGGACGTTGGGCCGGGAGAGGTATTTTTGCTCTCGGAGGAAAGCGTTGAAAGCAGGGTTCTGGCGAAAGAGGCCCACCACCACTGCGTCTTCGAGTACATCTACTTCGCCAGACCCGACAGTACGATCGACGGGGTAAACGTCTACTCCGCGAGGGTGAGGATGGGCGTCGAGCTGGCGAGAGAAAGCCCGGCCGATGGGGACGTCGTCATAGCGGTTCCTGATTCCGGAAGAGCTGCTGCCCTTGGTTTTTCCACGGAGAGCGGTGTTCCCTACGCCGAAGGGCTGATAAAGAACCGCTACATCGGGAGGACTTTTATAACACCGGGCCAGTTCTACCGCGAGTTGAAGGTCAAGCTGAAGCTCTCGCCCGTGAGGGAAGTTGTCAGTGGGAAGCGAGTGATTCTCGTTGACGATTCCATCGTCAGGGGGACTACAATGAAGCGCATAGTGACCATGCTGCGAAATGCTGGCGCGAGAGAGGTTCACGTCAGGATTGCCTCTCCCCCCATAAGGTATCCCTGCTACATGGGGGTGGACATACCGACGAGGCACGAGCTTATAGCGGCTTTTGGTGGTGTTGAGAAAGTTAGGGAGACCATAAACGCCGACAGTTTGGCTTACCTCAGCGTTGAAGGCCTCATGCTGGCAGTGGGTAGGGGAGACCTCTGCACCGCCTGCCTCACCGGCGAATACCCCGGCTGGGCATTCAAGTTCTGA